The following are encoded in a window of Castanea sativa cultivar Marrone di Chiusa Pesio chromosome 5, ASM4071231v1 genomic DNA:
- the LOC142637342 gene encoding F-box protein At5g49610-like gives MNMASSSFTPPSTLSFLNCVYMSSWFKKLFMLLKKRKPKKKESPALTRDLVFEILSRATLKDIGRCRLVSKAWNLLTYDTSFKQEHSKKTKTISGFFIRGYARKPVSKFVSIHALDCDSKLSLDFLPGPVQIEASTKQGILLCVKSSKTRILGVPEYFVCKPSTKQWQQIPNPKTRYETKRCAMVVLRSNPLCYKIVRFSEPKFSGIRDNSCYSLWCEIFDSATWAWKKLEDRVRFPEYEFLRLEPAVSVCGSFYWLMTNNQVFAFHEDTASWTILDIPKSLCKRNYFIYMKLVEYQGNLGMVCKDVDFIQLWVMETKTIKWSERKTVSTGVVEWSTCPTAFYSTDIAVMKGCYSVIFCNFKRCSSNVFNMQSHPIEIHPIEVFPFQSDFEPVSLKNTDLEPVRLKNNVQKEYLSIVLCWIFLFSSIFLLIFLGEGYFYKSIDVVV, from the coding sequence ATGAacatggcttcttcttcttttactcCTCCTTCTACGTTatcttttttaaattgtgtttatATGAGTTCTTGgttcaaaaaactttttatgttGCTGAAGAAAAGGAAGCCAAAGAAAAAGGAGTCTCCTGCTCTTACTCGGGATTTAGTGTTTGAGATTTTGAGCCGGGCAACTTTAAAAGATATTGGGAGGTGTAGGCTAGTTTCAAAAGCCTGGAACTTGTTAACTTATGATACAAGTTTCAAGCAAGAACAttctaaaaagacaaaaacgATTTCTGGATTTTTCATTCGGGGTTATGCAAGAAAACCCGTTTCCAAGTTTGTTTCCATCCATGCTTTGGATTGTGACTCTAAACTCTCTCTTGACTTCTTACCCGGTCCTGTACAAATCGAAGCCTCCACTAAACAAGGTATTCTATTGTGCGTGAAGAGTTCTAAAACAAGAATTTTGGGAGTACCTGAGTATTTTGTTTGTAAGCCGAGCACAAAACAATGGCAGCAGATACCGAATCCTAAAACACGGTACGAAACCAAAAGATGTGCGATGGTGGTGCTTAGATCAAATCCATTGTGCTATAAAATTGTTCGGTTTTCAGAACCCAAGTTTTCAGGCATCAGGGACAACTCATGCTATTCTCTTTGGTGTGAGATATTTGACTCGGCAACATGGGCATGGAAAAAATTAGAAGATAGGGTCAGGTTTCCCGAGTACGAGTTCTTGAGACTTGAGCCTGCTGTGTCTGTTTGTGGTTCATTTTATTGGCTTATGACTAACAACCAGGTATTCGCGTTTCATGAAGATACGGCAAGTTGGACCATACTTGATATCCCTAAAAGTTTGTGCAagagaaattattttatttacatgaaACTTGTAGAGTACCAAGGGAACCTTGGGATGGTTTGCAAGGATGTTGATTTTATACAACTTTGGGTGATGGagacaaaaacaataaaatggaGTGAGAGAAAAACAGTGAGCACTGGAGTGGTGGAATGGAGTACTTGTCCCACAGCCTTCTACAGTACTGACATTGCAGTCATGAAGGGCTGTTACAGTGTAATATTCTGCAACTTTAAACGGTGCAGTTCGAATGTGTTCAACATGCAGAGCCATCCAATAGAAATCCATCCGATAGAAGTTTTCCCCTTTCAATCCGACTTTGAACCTGTTAGTTTGAAGAATACCGACTTAGAACCTGTTAGATTGAAGAATAATGTTCAGAAGGAATATTTATCTATAGTTCTTTGTTGGATTTTCTtgtttagttcaatttttttattgatttttttaggtgagggatatttttataaatctaTCGATGTGGTAGTTTAA